DNA sequence from the Sporocytophaga myxococcoides genome:
AAAAGTAGTATTATTAAATGAACAGTATAAATGCTATAAAATCATATATCCGGATATTAAAAATCATATCCAAAAGTAAAATACAATAGTGGAGACTGAACTACATTATTTTTAATTCCCCAAGCTACATCTACTTTTACATAGTATCCCAATAATAAAGTTCTGGCTCCAAGTCCATAGCCCACCAGGAATGGATTCACATAGTTTCTAACCTGAGCCGTAAAAGGGTTTCCGTTTCCTCCGGCAATTGTAGTGTTAATGCTATTATTTTTACTAAAAGGTGTATCACCTGTCCAGGCTGATCCAGCATCTGTAAATGCTACTAACTGAAAATTTCTTAAAAATGAAGAAGATATTGGCTGTCTGTATATAGCTCTGAATGGTATTCTTAACTCAGCATTCATCAGCACATAACGTGAACCAAACTGTGAATTATAAATAAAACCTCTCATTGGCATTGCATATTCAATGAAAAGTAAATCAGAGTTATTTTTAAACTGAGATATAGCTAAAGGACTGTTAGGTGATGAATTGTCAGTTGAATTAAACAACCAGTTGTCCATTCCACCAAGTAAAAAGTTTTTCTTTGCATTACCAGTGAATGATCCACCAGCAACACGCGCTGCCAGAACAATTTCTTTATAAATTCTCTGATACCTTCTCAGATCAAGGTTAATTTTACCAAAATTGTTCGAAGAAGTCCCATTAGCTACATACTGCTCTGCACTAAGAATAAACCTTGTTCCCTCAATCATATTCAAACCTAGCTTTATGGTGTTATCAAAAACAAAGCTGAGATTAAGTCCCTGATATCCTTGGGTAATATCCTTAGAAGTCGTTTCAGTAACAGCTCTTCTCGTAAAAGCCGCAAACGGACTTACACTTAATCTGGAATAGACAGAGAAAGGATATGATTCAGTAAATGTTAATTTATTCAAAGTATAAATCTGAGAAGACGTCGACTCATTTGAGGCAAACAAATTTTTTCTATCATACCTGACTTTGAGGTCAATTCTCTTCTTCAGATAAATATATTCTCCGAATATATTATTAGTTTTTAAATCAGCAACCCCAAAAGCTCCAACGTTTATTCTATGATTGCCAAGAACATCTGACATTTGGCCTTCAAGTAATATGCCCAGTCCTCTTAATGGATCAATTAGTATTGTTGAAATGACATTATCAATGCCAAAAAAGTTTCTATATGGATATGGCCCAAGAAAAGATGTTCTTTTCTGCAATTGATTTTTATTAGTATCGGCAAGTTCTGGCCTTAATGGAATTTCCGCAACCCTTCCTTTATTAATAGTATCTTTCAGTTCGGACTCAAATCTGAAATCATCTAAATTTATTTCTTTAACTTTTTCTTTCGAATTGTATTCAAACTCCTGCTTCTCAGATCTTGTAATGTTATCGTCAGTTTTCTCATCAATTCTTGTAGAAGGCTCTAGTCTTGTAAAAACTGAATCAAGGTTATAATGAGGAAAAAAGTAAGCTCTTTCTTTTCCTCCAACCCTGTTTATAGTAACCAGATTATTGTTAGCACTTGATATATGGAATGATTTAATATTATATAAAAAAGCTGATTTTCTGGATAACTTTTTATCGGTTAAGTTCAGGCCGTATAAATTATCAATCTTATCATTGTCTGAGATAAACAAAACTGAATTTGAAGATTTTACAAATACTGGCTGCATTACATTGATATCATTAGTAAGTCTTACTAATTTATTACTCCCATTGTACTTAAATAACGAATATTGCTCTAAGGGCTTATAAATTTCCTTTTTAGGCAGTATCAGTGTATCGGAACTTCTGTTCGAGGCAAATATTATTTCTTTAGTTGTCCCATAGAATGAAGGAGACAGGTCATCAAAGATGTCATTAGTTATTTGCTTCATTCCTCCACGGGCATTATCCATTAAAAACAAATCTGTTTGCCCATCTTTATCTGCACTGAATATTATCGCTGTTCCATCCTCTGAAAAAGCAAAATCAAAAACATGTTTGAAATAAGTAATCTTCTTTTTTACCTTATCTCTGGTTTTCAGGTTGTGAATTTCCAAATACGTTTTGTCGCTTTTGGTATAGATAAAAGCAAGTTCATCATCTGACTTCCAGGTAAATGTGGGATTATGTACATCAAAATCGCGTTGCGCACTTCTGGTCCCCCCCTTTCTTATAGTACTTGATTCCTGTTTCCCTTTGTCTGTTATCTCAACCGCAAATAACTTATATTTTCCATCCTGAAACTTCACAAACGCCATTCTATTCCCCTTAGAATTAACCTTTACTGCACTTAAAGCATTCTTTTTAGAGGAATTTAATCTTAAATATTTATCATCCTGAGGTTCTTTGTACTCTTTTTTCAGATTGTTATTTATACCCAAGTAAAAATTTCTGAATTCGGCTAAAAAAATTGAATAAGGAATTCCAAGCGTACTCTCAATGGCGGCCTCTTCGTTTCTTACAATACGAGTAAGGTTTAGAAGATTAGGTACAGTATAAAGACCGTATTTTTCAACAATATAATTCCAGATACCGTGACCGGCAAGTTCAGCTTCTCTTCCAGTCAGGGCCGCTGGCACTTTATATTTTTTTTTCTCAAGTGCACCTCTCACATGAGAATTCATATATGGAGAATTACCATAAGCAACGTAAGCTGCAAGTCCTCTAATATACCACTCCGGCAAGCTTAGCAAATATGAACTCTGTACTACATCTTTAAGGCTTCCTCCATACATCATTACATTCAGAAGTATTTTTGTAATGCCATATGTAATTTCCTTTTTAAAATCTACCTGGCTTCCTTTGTAAGATACTTCAATTCTAGATTTCACAAAGCTTGTATTACCACCAACAACCACAAGATCCTCTCCCAATCCAATATTACTTTGCTCACTCTTCTGAGGAGAAGCATAAACAATCATCCTAATTCTGTCATATGGAGTAAAACCAATAAGCTCAATAACTCTTTCCAATTCTTCCTCAGCATACCTTCCAGCACTCTGAGCAAGCTCCATATCTCCCTCGTTATAGAAGATTTCAAAGTTATGAGTTGTAAAAACCCTCCATTTAAAACTTTTATATTGGATTCTGTTTTTGCCAAACTGATCTATGTAAGCCTGAGAATAAGCATTTGATACAAAAAACAATGAGAGGAACCAGATATAAATAAAACGCATAATATATTAGCCATCAATGGCGGTGAAAGAATGATTCAAACCTAGATATATTAACTTCATTATCCAGAGATTTATTTTCTTCTAAAAAAGAAAATAATTGCTCTGCAAAATATGGTGCCAAACTTATTCCCTTTGTACCTAAACCGTTAAATATTGCCAGTTGTGGGTATTGGGGATGTAATCCTAATATTGGTCTTCGGTCACTCGTAGATGGCCGAATTCCTGCTTCCTGTCTTACATATTCAAAATCAAAACTTACAAGATCTTTCAATTTATTTTCAATTTCCTCTCTGGCCTTTTGGGTAACCTCATCTGTCAAGTCTTTCCAATCATATGTAGACCCAGCCTTTAAATTTCCATTATACAACGGAACTACAAATACTCCTTTGCTTATAATCTGTTTCAAAGGGAAGTGAGTTTTTAAAGTTAAAACCTCCCCTTTCACAGGGATATATGGGATCCAATTAAAATAGGGGTTAAATTGATTCAGATAACCTTCAGCGAAAATAACTTTTCTTGCCTTGTAATTTCCCCACCTTATACCTTCATTTTCAAATACCAGGTCAGAGCAACTGAACTTTTCACTGATAATGCTTTCCCTTTTATCAAAATATCTGAGTGCTGCTGAAAGCAATGTTACTGTATCTACATAACCTCCTTTAAAAAGACTTAGACCGCCAAAATGTTTGTTTTTATTAATAGGAAAATCATCTGATGAGGTAACCACCCTTGAAAATTTATTATATGCTTCATCAGAATTACTTACCCAATGATTTTGTTCTTCAATAGAGCCAAATGGCCTGAAAATAGGCAATGGATAAAAAAACTTTGCTTCGAGATCTTTCTCCATTTCAGGGTAAAATTCATTCAAAAACGGGAACAATTGCTCTGCTTTCCAGGTCTTAACCATCCTCTTACCCGTAATCGGATTAAAAATTCCTGCCGCTACTTTTGATGAGTTATTTTCCCCTCCGTCGATAATGAGAGTTTTAAGACCTTTTTTTATTAATGTATATCCCAAAACGGAGCCAGCAATGCCTTGTCCTACTATAATATAATCATAAATCATTCGGTAATTTAAATACATTTATCAGGAAAATTGACATTTGCAATCTCAATTTTATCGGTGAAAAATATCAGACATTTTTTATCCAAAATCAAATCTGTGAATAAATCTGAAACCCAGATTCTAACGGTTTTATGCTACATTTAGTATTCTCTCACTCATAGTACTTACAAACTCTCTTCTATAGCTTCCTTTAGATTTAACATCTATTTTTTAAAAAAATAATAAGTTTCAGATAAGTCCGTTTACAAGATCGTCTGACTTTTCCAGATGTTTTTATTGTTCACTCAATTTTTAAAATAATGAAATTCATTCAACTACTTTTAATCCTTTTACTAGTAGATTCTTTCAAGGTTTTTGCTCAAAATGTTAACTCAAATTCAGGAATAAGTATACAATGGGGAAACCCCATTACATTGCAGACTAAAGATCATGATATAAAAGTTCCTGACTTTCTTTCCGCAAATCATCTCGAAATTCATGGTTTTCTTCCCTCCTATCACATCCGAATCTATGATGAAGTAGTAGAAGAAATAGAAATTTTTGCTGACTCTACAGAAATAGTAGATGCTGAGACAGCGAAGCTCATAAGAGAAGCGGCTAAAGAAGGATTTGCTCCTTTTATTTCCATAAGTTATTTCAAAGGCAAACCAGTAAGTGATATTTTCGTTGTTCCTATCCTGACTACTGCAGATTCATACTTAAAGCTAAGAGCATTTTCATATAGCTATAAGACCCGTAGAAATAAATCTGTTGGGACCGATTCAAGAAAGATTATCAGGAAAGCCAACAACTCCTATCTCTCTTCTACTAGCACATCTACCTCCGTGCTTGCTAATGGAGAATGGTTTAAATTTAGTATTCCCTATTCTGGAGTTTTTAAAATTGATTACAACCTCCTTTTAAAAATAGGTATCAATCCATCCGGCATTAATCCAAGAGAACTGAAGATATATGGTAATGGAGGAGGTATGCTTCCTCAAAGCAATTCCATACCCAGATATGATGATCTTGTTGAGAATTCTATTTTTGTATTTGGGGAAGATGATGGGAAATTTGATCCCCAAGATTATATATTATTTTACGGAGTAGGTCCACATGTATGGAAATACAATGAAATAGAAAGATCATTTAATCATTCTTACAACCTGTATTCTGATCTCTCCTATTATTTCCTCACCATCGGGCCTGACAATGGTCTCCGGATAAGTGATCAAAGTTCACTCAGTAATGCTACTGCAACTATCGACCAATTTGATGAGAGGTATTTCTTTGAAAAAGATGAAGCACAGGTAATGACTACACCATGGGTCCCTAGTGGAAGATTATGGATAGGAGATATATTTAATTATAATTTGCAAAATACTTATAACTATGATGCTACGGGTATTATTCAAAACAGCAATATAATTATAAGATCGGCTTGTGTCGGTCGGTCTACGACAGCCTCGTCATTTAATGTATCAATAAACAATATTTTAATTGGCTCACATGAGTTTAAAATTCCCAGATACTTTGAAATACCTGCATCAGACGATACATATATAGGAGAATACAAAATTGATACATGGCAAATCAATAGTTCAGCAATAGCTGGGAATAACTTTTCTATTAAATATTCTTTCAACAAAAATGGCAAATCAGAAGCAAGAGGTTACCTGGATTTTTTCGAAGTCTTTATCAAAAAAAAGCTTCAGCTTTATGGAAATCAAACATCCTTCAGATCATTACAAAGCCTGAACAATTCAATATCAGAATATAGTATTGCAGGTACTAACAATTCAGAACTTATCTGGGAGATTACAGATCCTCTATTTGTTAAAAATCAAAACTATGATTTTAAATCAGGACAATCATCGTTCTCAGCCAATTCATCCATATTAAAAGAATATATTATATTCAAACCTGATAATGTAAGCGCTCCAGCCTTCGAGAGTAGAGTTGAGAATCAGAACCTACACGGCATCACACAATCAGGTATACCGGACAATTTAATAATCACTACAGATGAATTTTTAAAGCCTGCAAATGAATTGGCACAATTTCATAAGAACTTTGACAATCTGGATTCCTATGTGGTTACAGTAAAAAAAATATATAATGAATTTTCATCCGGAGCTCAGGATATTTCTGCGATCAGAGATTTTATTAAAATGGTATATGACAGAAGCAGACCTGGAGACAGCTTGCAATTTGTGACCCTCTTCGGAGACTGCTCAGTGGATTATAAAAACAGAATTCCTAACAATACAAACCTTATCCCTGTATACCAATCCCGTGAATCACTGCATTCCTTATTATCTTATTCATCCGATGATTTTTATGGTTTACTGGATGATAATGAAGGAAACTGGGAAGAAAATCTTAATGTCAATGACAAAATGGAAATAGGAATAGGCAGACTCCCTGTAAGAACAGAATCTGAAGCATATGAAGTTGTCGAAAAAATTAAAAAATACAAATCAAATCAATCGCTGGGGAAGTGGCGGAATAACATTACTTTGATTGCAGGTAATTTAGCTCCCAAAGACTCTGATACCAATTCCTTTCTATCGGCAGCAGAAACACTTGCTGACATCATTACCCAGAGAGGCAAAGACTATAATCTCAATAAAATTTACCTTCCTTCATATCCTTTAATATATACACCATCAGGCGCCATCTGCCCTTTGGCTAATGAAGCGATACAAAATGAATTTGAAAAAGGTACCTTAATATTAAACTATATAGGACATGGCAATGAGGTACAACTCTCTCAGGAAAATATTCTTAATACCACTTCCCTTGCTAATCTTAAAAATCAATTTCAATTACCCTTCCTAGTAGCTGCTACTTGTCAATTCGGGAGGTATGATTTCCCTGAAATCCAATCGGGAGTGGAGGTTGCTTTGAGAAACCGAGAGGGTGGTTCTATAGGGTCTTTAGCACCTACCAGGCCAGTATATAACCTTTACAATCAAGCTCTCAATGAAGCTTTTTATAAAACAGCTTTTCTAAAAATGGGGACTCAATTTTTAACTCTTGGAGAAATTATTCTTTTTACAAAAAACAATAGTACACGTGGCATTTATAACAGGAGCTATACTTTAATCGGAGATCCTTGTCTTACTTTAAACTATCCACGAGAGGAAATTCTTGTAACACAAATAAACGGACAATACACCGGTGGAACATCTGATACACTTAAAGCTTTGCAAAAGGCGAAGATTGAAGGGGAAATAAGATCGGGTGGAAATATTATTTCAGATTATAATGGGATCCTGCGGCTAACTCTCTTTGACAAAGAAACCTCTATCAATACTATTAATAGGCCGATCACAACATACAGCGTTCAAAACAAACTCATTTATGACGGGAATGCATCTATAAGGAATGGGAGATTTGCAGTTGAGTTTATTATTCCAAAAGATATTTCATATCAATACGACAATGGTAAAATCAGTCTTTATGCCAGCAATTTCCCTAGTGTACGAGACGGTGCTGGTTCTTCAACCAATATCATTATCGGAGGATCTGATAATAATGCAACCGATGACATCACTCCACCAATCATCAAAGCTTATCTGAACGATGAGTCATTTGTCTTTGGGGGAATTACTAATTCAAATCCAAAACTCATTGTTAATTTATTTGACGAAAGTGGAATAAATCTGGCTTCTTCAGGCATTGGTCATGAGATTTCATTAATCCTCGATAATTCAAACGAGCGCATCATATTAAATGAATTTTATACCACTAAACTGGATAATTACAAGAATGGAACTGTTACTTTTAATTTAAAAAATCTTACACCGGGAAATCATTCATTAAAAATAAAAGCCTGGGATACTTATAATAACTCTTCCGATACCTATTTGGAATTTGTTGTTGTAAACAAAGAAGATGTTGATATCTCCAATGTTTTGAATTATCCAAACCCCTTTACTACTCATACTGAATTTCATTTTGATCACAACAGAGCTGGAGATGATATTGATGTAAAAATTCAGATTTATACTGTCTCTGGTAAATTAATTAAAACCATTTCTGAAAGATTTTATATTTCACCTGCCCATATTTCAAATATATTTTGGGATGGCCTTGACGACTTTGGTGATAAAATTGGTAAAGGAGTATATGTATATAAAGTTTCGGTTAAATCACTTTCTGACGGAAATCATAAATCAAAGTTTCAAAAGCTCTTTATTCTCAATTAAGGTTAGATATCATATATAAATTGATTTTTAAAAGATTTATCAATATTTTATTTGAATACACATAACACATTTTGTAAAATGGGTGGATTTATGTTCTTCCAAAAAAGATTGAAATTTTGAATACAAATCCAATGAATATTGGTAATTTACAAATCAAATTTGCAAGTAAAACTTTATAATGATTCAGGTTCATTCATTTGTATTTAATCCCTTTCAGGAAAACACTTATATTCTTTTCGACGAAACCCGAGAAGCTATAATTATAGATCCAGGCTGTTATGAAAAAGATGAGCAGAAAGACCTTACTGCTTTTATTGAATCAAAAGATTTAAAGGTAAAATCTTTGATCAACACTCATTGCCACGTAGATCATGTTTTAGGCAATAGCTTTGTAAAAGATCATTACAAAGTAGAGTTAGGCATTCATCCGATAGAATTGAATCTATTAAGAGCAGTAAAAAGTTATGCATTCAATTATGGATTTGCAGGGTATCATGGCACAGAGCCAGAGTACTATTTGAATGAAGGAGATAAAGTAAAATTTGGAAATTCAAAACTCGAGGTTCTATTTGTACCAGGTCATGCTCCTGGTCATATAGCATTATACAGTAAAGAACAAGCTTTCTGTATTGCTGGAGATGTTCTATTTAATAGAAGCATAGGAAGAACAGATCTTCCCGGTGGAAACTTTGAAACATTGATCCACAGTATTCAAACAAAACTATTTGTCCTTCCGGATAATACAGTAATATTTCCTGGACACGGCCCTTCCACCACCATTGGAGAAGAAAAACGTTACAATCCATACTGCGCAACAATAAAATGATCATAAAAAAACACATCCCTAATTTTGTTACCTGTTTAAACCTGTTATCGGGATGTATTGGGATTACCGAAGCATTTAAAGGCAATCTTGTAAATGCTGCGCTTTTAATCATAGCAGGAGCAATTTTTGATTTTTTTGATGGGTTTATTGCCCGTTTAGTTAAAGCCTCTTCCCCAATTGGAAAAGATCTCGATTCCCTTGCAGATGTAATCACTTTTGGATTATTGCCTGGTGTAATACTATTTAATTTATTATCGACTAATGACAATCTTCCTTTGGGCATAAAATACATTCCATTAATTGTTCCAGTTTTTTCTGCACTTCGCTTAGCTAAATTTAATAATGATCCACGTCAAACCGGTTCCTTTATTGGAGTGCCGACACCTGCAAATGCCCTTCTCATTGGATCACTCCCTTTAATTACAGAATTTAATTCAGATTTAAATCTGAATTTTATCATCTTCAATCCCCTTTTCCTAATTTTGCTGAGTGTGATAATGTCCATCCTTCTGGTTTCAGAAATTCCACTATTTGCTTTAAAGTTTAAAACATTTAATTGGAAAGACAATCAAATTACTTATATTTTCCTAATAATCAGCTCCATACTTTTACTTTCAATAAAAGTAGCAGCCATACCATTAATAGTAATTTTATATGTAATTTTGTCCATAATCAATAATTCAGTATTTAAGAAAACCAAATAACATAAAATTGAAGTTTATCGCCAGGGTCGATGAATGCTGGTATGAATGACTGAATTCTAATGTTTATGCTCTTGAATTTGACAAGACGCTTATAAAAGAAAATATAAACCTTAAAAAGCTAATAACCAACCTGATTATGGAAGGATATAGTTTTAAAATTATACAAGCATAATAAATAATTCAAAATGCCGTTTATATCTCGCCTGCAAACCAGGCAAGATATAAACGGTTGTTTTTTTATCTATGAAATTAGAAACAAAGCTATTATTTCTATTACTGATATACACAATCAGTGCCAAAGCTCAAAATTCTGAAACTAAAAACTCCATTAAGTTAAAGTGGACACCTCCGGTTTCTGTTTTGGATAACCAAGCCAAAACAAGATTAGTTCCTAATTTTGAAGAAGCTTTTCATGTAGAACCTCAGGATTATTTACCCTCATTTGTATTACGCCTATATAATGAAAGGGTAGAGGAAATTTCAATTCAGCCGGATTCAACAGAAATTATGAGCAGTACAGATGCCGATCTTATAAAAAATGCTCCTGCTACAGCGTTTGAAACAAAAATTTTTATACGATACCATAAAGGGAAACCGCTAAGCGAAATTTTTATCGTTCCAATTAAAGCTTCTGGTGGTTCATTTCAAAAAATTCATAAATTTTCATATACCTATAAAACAGCTCGGACATCTGAAATTGCTCCTGCTTCAACCAAAATTTCAAAGAGATCAGGAGCATCCATTACGAGAACTGCTTCAAGTACCAATTCTGTCCTATCATCAGGAGACTGGTATAAATTAAGTATTTCAAATTCCGGAATTTTTAAAATAGATTACAATTTCCTCTCAAATCTAGGGCTAAACCCATCTTCCATAAATCCTAAGCAAATCAAAATATTTGGTAATGGAGGAGGAATGCTGCCTCAAAAAAACAATGCTCCAAGATACGATGACCTGGTTGAAAATGCTATTTATGTTTCAGGTGAAGATGATGGTAAATTTGACCAGGGTGATTTCATTCTCTTTTATGGGTTAGGTCCACATAGCTGGACATATGATTCTATAAATCAAAGCTTCAAACACGCTTTTAATATTTATTCCGACTTTGCTTATTACTTTCTTACTATAGGTTCGGATAATGGCCTTCGGATTCCTGAACAGGCATCAGAAACAGGTGCAGAACAAACCTTTACTCAATTTGATGATAGATACTTTTTCGAAAAAGATGAAGCACAGGTAATGGTGGAACCCATAAAACCAAGTGGCAGGCTTTGGATTGGCGATATCTTTAATTACAACCTTCAATATACATACCCATACGATGCAACTGGAATTATTCCTAATAGTGATATATTGTTCAGATCTTCATGTATAGGAAGGTCTTCAGCAGCAAGTTCATTCAATATATCTCTAAATAATGTGGCTATTGGCTCTCATGTATTTAATGATCCATTTAGATTTGAAAATCCTAGTTCTGAGTACCCATATGTAGGTGAGGAGAAAACTGAATTGTTCAAAATCAATAGCTCTGCAATTAATAATAGCTCTAACATTTCAATAAAGTATGTTTATAATAAATCTGGCCGAAGTGAAGCTAGAGGCTACCATGACTATTTTGAAATCTTTGTCCAAAAGCATTTAAGACTATATAATAATCAGACAACCTTCAGATCCATACGAAGCCTTAATTATAACATTTCCGAATTTAAAATTTCAGGTACACGAGGGACAGAAATTTTATGGGATATTACCGATCCTTTGTATGTAAAAAAACAAAATTATACTTATGCTTCGGACACATTGTTTTTTTCGACTAATACCAGCACACTAAAGGAATTTGTTGTTTTTAATTTAAATAATCTTAGTGGGCCCGGTTATGTAGGTAAAGTTACAAATCAAAATCTCCACGGAATTATTGGTCCAAATATTCCAGATAATCTAATTATTACCACTGATGAATTTGAAGATGCTGCGAATCAACTGGCTCAATTCCATAAATCTTATGATAATCAGGATTGTTATGTTGTAACTGTAAAAAAGATTTATAATGAGTTTTCGTCAGGAGCTCAGGATATTACAGCAATCAGAGATTTTATAAAAATGGTTTATGACAGAAGTACCCCTGGTGACAGCTTACACTATGTTACTTTATTTGGAGATTGCTCTGTGGATTATAAAGACAGGTTAACCAATAACACCAATTTTGTTCCCACTTATGAATCAAGGGAATCCTTACATCCAATTTTTTCATACTCGTCCGATGATTATTATGGTTTTATGGACTCTTATGAAGGGGAGTGGGTTGAAAAACTTAGTGGAGATGCAACCCTAGACATAGGTATAGGGCGGCTTCCGGTGAAAACAGCTGCTGAAGCATATACAATAGTTGACAAAATTAAAACCTATAAGAGCAATCGGTCATTAGGAAAATGGAGGAACAGAATTACTCTAGTTGCTGACAATCAACCTAACAGTAACCTTCATTTAATTTCGGCTGAAAAATTATCTACGAAACTTGAACAAGATTACCCTTATTATAATATTAATAAAGTATACCTTGCAGCCTATCCAATGGTATATACTCCTTCAGGTACTACCTGCCCTGCCGCAGCAGAAGTAATTCAAAATGACATTGATAAAGGAATATTTATATTGAACTATACTGGACACGGGGGAGAATTGCAGTTGGCTCAGGAAAATATTCTAAATACTACTATTATTTCCAAGTGGAAAAACATTGACCAACTTCCATTTATAGTAGCTGCAACGTGTCAATTTGGACGATATGATTATCCTGCTGTTGTTTCAGGAATAGAAACAGCAGTATTAAGTGCAAATGGAGGGGCAATAGGTTCTCTTGCATCTACAAGACCAGTTTATTCAAATACCAATGAGGCTATTAATGTTGCCTTTTATAATGCTTTATTTCAAAAGAAGGGGAACAGATACCAGCGTCTTGGAGAAATTATGCAGCCAACTAAAAACAAGAGTAATTCTGGTATTAACAATAGGAATTATGCATTATTGGGCGATCCAGCATTGACACTAAATTACCCAATAGAAGAAATTGTTCTTACAAAAGTAAATGGCGAGGATGTTACAGGTGTTGTAAGCGATACAATTAAAGCACTTGATAAAGTTAAGCTAGAAGGGGAAGTGAGATCAAGTGGGAGTCTCATAGGAGATTATAATGGTGTTTTAAATCTAACACTTTACGATAAAAAGAATACAATTACGACTTTAGAAAACCCAGTTACAAGCATTAGGTTACAAAACAGTCTTATTTATGATGGTCCTGCATCAATAAAAAATGGTAAATTTTCATTAGAATTTGTTATCCCAAAAGATATTTCTTATCAATATAGCAATGGTAAAGCTAGCTTTTATGCCAGCAATTTTCCTGCTCTCCAAGATGCCAAAGGAGCATCTTTTGACCTTGTAATCGGGGGAACTAATAAAAATGCAGCAGAAGATAATACTCCTCCCGTCATTAAATCTTTTTTAAATGATGAATCTTTTATTTTCGGGGGAACGACAGGTTCTAATCCAAAATTAATTATTAAACTATTTGATGAAAATGGAATTAATCTTGCCTCAGCAGGTATTGGTCATGAAATTTCAATGACCATAGACAATTCTAATGAGATAATATACTTAAATGAATTTTACAGCTCCAATTTAGATGACTATAAAAATGGTACTGTAAATTACCCTCTAAAAGATTTGAAGCCTGGCAATCACTCTATAAAAATTAGAGCTTGGGATACTTATAATAACTCCGCTGAAGCTTACCTTGAATTTGTAGTAGTAAACAATGAATCAATAACCCTCGACCACATTCTGAATTATCCAAATCCATTCTCTACC
Encoded proteins:
- the porU gene encoding type IX secretion system sortase PorU, giving the protein MKLETKLLFLLLIYTISAKAQNSETKNSIKLKWTPPVSVLDNQAKTRLVPNFEEAFHVEPQDYLPSFVLRLYNERVEEISIQPDSTEIMSSTDADLIKNAPATAFETKIFIRYHKGKPLSEIFIVPIKASGGSFQKIHKFSYTYKTARTSEIAPASTKISKRSGASITRTASSTNSVLSSGDWYKLSISNSGIFKIDYNFLSNLGLNPSSINPKQIKIFGNGGGMLPQKNNAPRYDDLVENAIYVSGEDDGKFDQGDFILFYGLGPHSWTYDSINQSFKHAFNIYSDFAYYFLTIGSDNGLRIPEQASETGAEQTFTQFDDRYFFEKDEAQVMVEPIKPSGRLWIGDIFNYNLQYTYPYDATGIIPNSDILFRSSCIGRSSAASSFNISLNNVAIGSHVFNDPFRFENPSSEYPYVGEEKTELFKINSSAINNSSNISIKYVYNKSGRSEARGYHDYFEIFVQKHLRLYNNQTTFRSIRSLNYNISEFKISGTRGTEILWDITDPLYVKKQNYTYASDTLFFSTNTSTLKEFVVFNLNNLSGPGYVGKVTNQNLHGIIGPNIPDNLIITTDEFEDAANQLAQFHKSYDNQDCYVVTVKKIYNEFSSGAQDITAIRDFIKMVYDRSTPGDSLHYVTLFGDCSVDYKDRLTNNTNFVPTYESRESLHPIFSYSSDDYYGFMDSYEGEWVEKLSGDATLDIGIGRLPVKTAAEAYTIVDKIKTYKSNRSLGKWRNRITLVADNQPNSNLHLISAEKLSTKLEQDYPYYNINKVYLAAYPMVYTPSGTTCPAAAEVIQNDIDKGIFILNYTGHGGELQLAQENILNTTIISKWKNIDQLPFIVAATCQFGRYDYPAVVSGIETAVLSANGGAIGSLASTRPVYSNTNEAINVAFYNALFQKKGNRYQRLGEIMQPTKNKSNSGINNRNYALLGDPALTLNYPIEEIVLTKVNGEDVTGVVSDTIKALDKVKLEGEVRSSGSLIGDYNGVLNLTLYDKKNTITTLENPVTSIRLQNSLIYDGPASIKNGKFSLEFVIPKDISYQYSNGKASFYASNFPALQDAKGASFDLVIGGTNKNAAEDNTPPVIKSFLNDESFIFGGTTGSNPKLIIKLFDENGINLASAGIGHEISMTIDNSNEIIYLNEFYSSNLDDYKNGTVNYPLKDLKPGNHSIKIRAWDTYNNSAEAYLEFVVVNNESITLDHILNYPNPFSTNTEFHFDHNRAGEDIDVMIQIYTVSGKLVKTISNRLLTSPSHVSGIHWDGRDEFGDKLGKGVYVYKLNVKSLRDGNHKFKYQKLVVLN